In one window of Sulfolobales archaeon DNA:
- a CDS encoding CBS domain-containing protein — protein MPLVRRREVPLRVSDIMIREVVTANENTQISTIAAMMYEKGVGSVVVVDSEGKPTGIITERDIVYAFAKNIRRDAPAWSIMTENPVTVKENDLITTAMEKMRELNVRHLPVVNEEGKLIGIISFRDVIDSISLLFSLMR, from the coding sequence ATGCCTCTTGTTAGAAGAAGAGAAGTTCCTCTAAGAGTATCAGATATAATGATCCGTGAGGTTGTAACAGCTAATGAAAACACCCAGATCTCAACAATAGCAGCTATGATGTACGAGAAAGGTGTTGGAAGCGTTGTCGTGGTTGATAGCGAGGGAAAGCCTACAGGTATAATCACTGAAAGAGATATAGTATATGCTTTTGCAAAGAACATAAGAAGAGATGCTCCAGCATGGAGTATTATGACTGAGAATCCTGTCACGGTGAAGGAGAATGATCTCATTACTACAGCTATGGAGAAGATGAGAGAATTAAATGTTAGGCATCTGCCCGTTGTTAATGAAGAGGGAAAGCTTATCGGTATAATATCGTTTAGAGATGTAATAGATTCTATATCTCTTCTATTCTCTCTCATGAGATAG
- a CDS encoding RtcB family protein gives MSVRVEKTSEEYVYIIPKGSRQGMRTDVMIYADDFLLSKMREDLTLVQGANVATLPGILGKVHVLPDGHQGYGFPVGGVAGFDVDEGIISPGGIGYDINCGVRLLRTNLTEKDVRPKLRELVDTLFDNIPSGVGATGKLRLTIDELNKVLDEGVEWAVSRGFGWDKDREYIESRGRIEWADSTKVSKVAKERGREQLGTLGAGNHFLEVQVVDRIYNENVAKKLGLFEGQVVVMIHTGSRGLGHQVASDYLIIMERAMKKYGISPPDRELASVPFNSREGQDYFRAMAAAANFAFTNRQLITHWSRESFAKVFGTEAENLDLSIVYDVAHNIAKIEEYVIDGKRRRVIVHRKGATRAFPPEHPEIPEAHRSIGQVVLIPGSMGTASYVMIGTRESERTFYSAPHGAGRWSSRAGAVRSYPAEKVLSELSSKGIYVRAVDRRIISEEAPQAYKDVDRVALVADKVGISRLVARLRPIGVAKG, from the coding sequence ATGTCTGTGAGAGTTGAGAAGACTTCAGAAGAGTACGTGTATATAATACCTAAGGGCTCTAGGCAGGGTATGAGAACAGATGTGATGATCTATGCAGATGATTTTCTGCTAAGCAAGATGAGAGAAGATCTAACACTAGTTCAGGGAGCTAACGTAGCCACACTCCCTGGAATTCTTGGGAAGGTTCATGTGCTTCCAGACGGGCATCAAGGCTATGGATTTCCAGTAGGTGGTGTTGCGGGTTTTGACGTTGATGAAGGTATCATATCTCCTGGAGGTATAGGTTATGATATAAACTGCGGTGTAAGACTTCTGAGAACTAATCTAACAGAGAAGGATGTAAGACCTAAGCTTAGAGAACTTGTTGATACACTATTTGATAACATACCTAGCGGTGTTGGAGCTACTGGAAAGCTCAGACTCACTATTGATGAGCTTAATAAGGTTCTTGATGAGGGTGTTGAATGGGCTGTTTCAAGAGGCTTTGGATGGGATAAGGATAGAGAGTATATAGAGTCTAGAGGAAGGATCGAATGGGCTGATTCTACGAAAGTCTCTAAAGTTGCTAAAGAGAGAGGCAGAGAACAGCTGGGAACCTTAGGAGCTGGGAATCACTTTCTAGAGGTCCAGGTTGTCGACAGGATCTATAATGAGAATGTAGCTAAAAAGCTAGGCTTATTCGAAGGACAGGTGGTGGTAATGATCCACACAGGATCCAGAGGATTAGGTCATCAGGTTGCCAGCGATTATCTTATTATAATGGAGAGAGCTATGAAGAAGTACGGTATCTCACCACCAGATAGAGAGCTCGCATCAGTACCATTTAATTCTAGAGAGGGTCAAGACTACTTCAGAGCTATGGCTGCTGCTGCTAATTTCGCGTTCACAAATAGACAGCTTATAACGCATTGGAGTAGAGAGAGTTTTGCTAAAGTGTTTGGAACAGAAGCTGAGAATCTGGATCTAAGCATAGTATATGATGTGGCTCATAATATAGCTAAAATAGAGGAATATGTTATAGATGGTAAGAGGAGGAGGGTTATAGTTCATAGAAAAGGTGCTACAAGAGCATTCCCGCCAGAGCATCCTGAGATACCTGAAGCTCATAGAAGCATTGGTCAGGTCGTGCTAATACCAGGTAGCATGGGTACTGCAAGTTATGTGATGATAGGAACTAGAGAGAGTGAGAGAACATTCTACTCGGCACCACATGGAGCTGGAAGATGGTCTAGCAGAGCTGGAGCTGTGAGAAGCTATCCAGCTGAGAAGGTTCTAAGCGAGTTAAGTAGCAAAGGTATTTATGTGAGAGCTGTTGATAGAAGGATCATATCTGAGGAGGCTCCTCAAGCATATAAAGATGTTGATAGAGTAGCTCTTGTAGCAGATAAGGTTGGGATTTCAAGGCTTGTAGCAAGACTCAGACCTATAGGAGTTGCAAAGGGTTGA